The following are encoded together in the Paludisphaera mucosa genome:
- a CDS encoding IS630 transposase-related protein has translation MKAYSTDLRERVVAACDAGDATREQVAARFSVSVAWIRKLIRQRRETGSIAPKPRGGGRAPAFDADAALRLREAVRADDDATLQQLARAAGVACCSSAVHRALVRLGITRKKSRGGRPSRTAPG, from the coding sequence ATGAAAGCCTACTCGACCGACCTCCGCGAGCGGGTGGTCGCGGCGTGCGACGCCGGCGACGCCACCCGCGAGCAGGTCGCCGCCCGCTTCTCGGTGAGCGTCGCGTGGATCCGCAAGCTGATCCGCCAGCGTCGCGAGACCGGCTCGATCGCCCCCAAGCCTCGCGGCGGCGGGCGGGCGCCGGCCTTCGACGCCGACGCCGCCCTGCGGCTCCGAGAGGCGGTCCGGGCCGACGACGACGCCACGCTGCAGCAGTTGGCCCGCGCCGCCGGCGTGGCGTGCTGCAGCTCGGCCGTGCACCGGGCGCTCGTCCGCCTGGGGATCACTCGCAAAAAAAGTCGCGGCGGGCGGCC